In the genome of Pseudomonas sp. LBUM920, one region contains:
- a CDS encoding cobyrinate a,c-diamide synthase produces MNQPRHCPAVLIAAPASGQGKTTVTAALARLHRNLGRKVRVFKCGPDFLDPMIHERASGAPVYQLDMWMVGEQESRRLLWEAAGEADLILIEGVMGLFDGTPSSADLARHFGVPVLGVIDGTAMAQTFGALALGLARYQPDLPFAGVLANRVGTLRHAQLLEGSLTEGLRWYGALSRETGIELPSRHLGLVQASELNDLDMRLDAAAHALGSSCEVAVPPPVTFAAPEVIEAEPLLAGVRIAVARDEAFAFTYGASLDLLRAMGAELRFFSPIHDSQLPEADSLYLPGGYPELHHQALSENTPMLNAIRAHHAAGKPLLAECGGMLYLLDSLTDVDGTRAELVGLLQGDAVMQKKLAALALQSVELPEGVLRGHTYHHSLTSTEWAPIARGLSPNGGRGAEAVYRQGRMTASYVHFYFPSNPAAVAALFAPGPETAIAGKPAPTTDRVETQSNVGAGLLAKRP; encoded by the coding sequence TTGAACCAGCCCCGTCATTGCCCGGCCGTACTGATCGCCGCACCGGCATCCGGCCAGGGCAAAACCACCGTCACCGCGGCGCTGGCGCGTTTGCACCGCAACCTGGGACGCAAGGTGCGCGTGTTCAAGTGCGGGCCGGACTTTCTCGACCCGATGATTCACGAGCGCGCCAGCGGTGCGCCGGTGTACCAGTTGGACATGTGGATGGTCGGCGAGCAGGAAAGTCGCCGTTTGCTGTGGGAAGCGGCGGGCGAAGCTGACCTGATCCTGATCGAAGGCGTGATGGGCCTGTTCGACGGCACGCCCTCCAGCGCCGACCTGGCGCGGCACTTTGGTGTGCCGGTGCTGGGCGTGATCGACGGCACCGCCATGGCCCAGACCTTCGGCGCGCTGGCCCTGGGCCTGGCGCGCTATCAGCCGGACCTGCCGTTCGCCGGTGTGCTGGCCAACCGCGTTGGCACCCTGCGCCATGCGCAATTGCTTGAAGGCAGCCTCACTGAAGGCCTGCGCTGGTACGGCGCGTTGTCGCGTGAAACCGGCATCGAGTTGCCCAGCCGCCACCTGGGCCTGGTGCAAGCCAGCGAATTGAATGACCTCGATATGCGCCTGGACGCCGCCGCCCATGCCCTGGGCAGCAGCTGCGAAGTCGCCGTGCCGCCACCGGTGACGTTCGCCGCGCCCGAAGTGATCGAGGCCGAGCCGCTGCTGGCGGGCGTGCGCATCGCCGTGGCCCGCGACGAAGCCTTTGCGTTTACCTACGGCGCCAGCCTCGACCTGCTGCGCGCGATGGGCGCCGAATTGCGCTTCTTCTCGCCGATTCACGATAGCCAATTGCCTGAGGCCGACAGCCTCTACCTGCCCGGTGGCTACCCGGAATTGCACCACCAGGCGCTGTCGGAAAACACCCCGATGCTTAACGCCATTCGCGCGCATCACGCGGCAGGCAAACCGTTGCTCGCCGAGTGCGGCGGCATGCTCTACCTGCTGGACTCGCTGACCGATGTCGACGGCACCCGTGCCGAATTGGTTGGCCTGCTGCAGGGCGACGCGGTGATGCAAAAGAAGCTGGCGGCGCTGGCTTTGCAAAGTGTCGAGTTGCCGGAAGGCGTGCTGCGCGGCCATACCTATCATCATTCGCTGACCAGCACCGAATGGGCGCCGATCGCCCGAGGCTTGAGCCCTAACGGCGGGCGTGGCGCCGAAGCGGTTTACAGGCAGGGGCGGATGACGGCTTCCTACGTGCACTTTTATTTCCCCTCCAATCCGGCGGCGGTGGCTGCATTGTTTGCGCCTGGCCCTGAGACCGCTATCGCGGGCAAGCCCGCTCCCACAACTGACCGAGTTGAAACTCAATCCAATGTGGGAGCGGGCTTGCTCGCGAAAAGGCCATGA
- the cobO gene encoding cob(I)yrinic acid a,c-diamide adenosyltransferase: protein MTDSPDRDERHLARMLRKKAVIDERIANSPNECGLLLVLTGNGKGKSSSAFGMLARAMGHGMQCGVVQFIKGRNSTGEELFFRRFPEQVRFHVMGEGFTWETQDRQRDIAAAEAAWAVSRQLLQDPSIGLVVLDELNIALKHGYLDLDQVLSDLQARPPMQHVVVTGRGAKPELIEMGDTVTEMGMLKHAFQAGIKAQKGVEL from the coding sequence ATGACCGATTCCCCCGACCGCGACGAACGCCACCTGGCGCGCATGCTGCGCAAAAAAGCCGTGATCGATGAACGCATCGCCAATTCCCCGAACGAATGCGGCTTGTTGCTGGTATTGACCGGCAACGGCAAAGGCAAAAGCAGCTCGGCGTTTGGCATGCTCGCCCGCGCCATGGGCCATGGCATGCAGTGCGGCGTGGTGCAGTTCATCAAGGGGCGCAACAGCACCGGCGAGGAGTTGTTCTTCCGTCGCTTCCCCGAGCAAGTGCGCTTTCACGTGATGGGCGAAGGCTTTACCTGGGAAACCCAGGACCGCCAGCGCGACATCGCCGCCGCCGAAGCCGCCTGGGCAGTTTCGCGCCAATTGCTGCAAGACCCGTCGATCGGCCTGGTCGTGCTGGATGAGCTGAACATCGCCCTCAAGCACGGCTACCTTGATCTGGACCAGGTACTCAGCGACCTGCAAGCCCGCCCGCCGATGCAGCACGTGGTGGTCACCGGCCGTGGCGCCAAGCCCGAGTTGATCGAAATGGGCGACACCGTCACCGAAATGGGCATGCTCAAGCACGCGTTCCAGGCCGGTATCAAGGCACAGAAGGGCGTCGAACTTTGA
- a CDS encoding sorbosone dehydrogenase family protein encodes MHKTRLALLIMLAGTLAACGESSTLQVSDGTGPSPKLPEPNKTLIPTVNIAPAIGWPDGAKPTAAAGTQVAAFAEGLDHPRWLYVLPNGDVLVAETNAPPKPDDAKGIRGWVMEKVMGRAGAAVPSPNRITLLRDADHDGVAETRTVFLENLNSPFGMTLVGNDLYVADSDKLLRFPYQPGETAIKAAGTKVVDLPGGSINHHWTKNVVASKDGSKLYVSVGSNSNVGENGLAAEEGRAAIWEVDRATGQHRIFASGLRNPNGMAWEPQSGKLWTAVNERDEIGSDLVPDYITSVKDGAFYGWPFSYYGQHVDVRVTPQNLDLVAKAIAPDYAVGPHTASLGLTFAEGSKLPAQFSNGAFIGQHGSWNRKPHSGYKVIFVPFEGGQPKGQPVDVLTGFLNSDEKAMGRPVGVVIDQQGDLLVADDVGNKVWRVSAAK; translated from the coding sequence ATGCATAAAACCAGACTTGCCTTACTGATCATGCTCGCAGGCACCCTCGCCGCCTGCGGTGAAAGCTCCACTCTGCAGGTGTCCGACGGCACCGGGCCTTCACCCAAGCTGCCGGAGCCGAACAAAACCCTGATCCCCACGGTGAACATCGCCCCGGCGATTGGCTGGCCAGACGGCGCGAAGCCGACAGCTGCCGCCGGCACTCAGGTCGCGGCGTTTGCAGAAGGCCTGGACCACCCGCGCTGGCTGTATGTATTGCCCAACGGCGACGTGCTGGTGGCGGAAACCAACGCGCCGCCCAAGCCGGATGACGCCAAGGGTATTCGCGGCTGGGTGATGGAGAAGGTCATGGGGCGCGCCGGTGCCGCCGTGCCGAGCCCGAACCGCATCACCCTGCTGCGCGATGCCGACCACGATGGCGTGGCCGAGACCCGCACCGTGTTCCTGGAGAACCTCAACTCGCCGTTCGGCATGACCCTGGTCGGCAACGACCTGTACGTGGCGGACTCGGACAAACTGCTGCGCTTCCCTTATCAGCCGGGCGAAACCGCGATCAAGGCCGCCGGCACCAAGGTGGTCGACCTGCCGGGTGGCAGCATCAACCACCACTGGACGAAAAACGTGGTGGCCAGCAAGGACGGCAGCAAGCTGTACGTGAGTGTCGGCTCCAACAGCAACGTCGGCGAAAACGGTCTGGCAGCCGAGGAAGGCCGCGCGGCAATCTGGGAAGTCGACCGTGCCACAGGCCAGCACCGTATTTTCGCCTCCGGCCTGCGCAACCCCAACGGCATGGCGTGGGAACCGCAGAGCGGCAAGCTGTGGACGGCGGTCAACGAGCGCGACGAGATCGGCAGCGACCTGGTGCCGGACTACATCACGTCGGTCAAGGATGGCGCGTTTTATGGCTGGCCATTCAGCTACTACGGGCAACACGTGGATGTGCGCGTCACGCCGCAGAACCTGGACTTGGTCGCCAAGGCCATCGCTCCGGACTATGCCGTGGGGCCGCACACCGCGTCATTGGGCCTGACCTTCGCCGAGGGCAGCAAACTGCCGGCGCAGTTCAGCAACGGCGCGTTTATCGGCCAGCACGGTTCGTGGAACCGCAAACCGCACAGTGGCTATAAGGTGATCTTCGTGCCGTTCGAAGGCGGCCAACCCAAGGGCCAGCCGGTGGATGTGCTGACCGGGTTTCTCAACAGCGATGAGAAAGCCATGGGCCGACCGGTCGGCGTGGTGATTGATCAGCAGGGAGATTTGCTGGTGGCCGATGACGTGGGGAATAAGGTGTGGCGGGTGTCGGCAGCCAAATAG
- a CDS encoding C40 family peptidase — protein MSTSARLILLVCAALLSACASRPPPPAPVVVKPKPVFNYSTQNFSPAAEDVLFRALGLVGTPYRWGGNTPDSGFDCSGLIGFVYRDAAGISLPRTTRELIVMRAQDVSENNLQTGDLIFFATGGGSQVSHAGIYVGEGRFVHAPQTGGTVKLDTLSKAYWQNAYLSAKRVLPANLARNP, from the coding sequence ATGTCGACCTCAGCCCGCCTCATTCTTCTTGTTTGCGCCGCGCTCCTCAGCGCCTGCGCAAGCCGTCCACCGCCGCCCGCTCCCGTAGTGGTCAAGCCTAAGCCGGTGTTCAATTACTCCACGCAAAATTTCTCGCCGGCCGCCGAAGACGTGCTCTTCCGTGCGCTGGGCCTGGTCGGCACGCCTTATCGCTGGGGCGGCAACACGCCGGACTCCGGGTTTGATTGCAGCGGCCTGATCGGGTTTGTCTACCGTGACGCTGCGGGCATCAGCCTGCCGCGCACCACCCGAGAATTGATCGTGATGCGTGCGCAGGACGTGAGCGAAAATAACCTGCAGACCGGCGACCTGATCTTCTTTGCCACTGGCGGCGGCTCCCAAGTAAGCCACGCGGGTATCTACGTGGGCGAAGGGCGATTCGTGCATGCACCGCAGACCGGCGGCACGGTGAAGCTGGATACGCTGTCCAAAGCCTATTGGCAAAATGCCTACCTGAGCGCCAAGCGCGTGTTGCCGGCGAATCTGGCGCGCAACCCGTAA
- a CDS encoding C40 family peptidase, whose translation MLNRFAPLVPLALVTLLFGCATHTQNVAEQQKPVQQSQAKFVATQSSTVYEEEVATEKELADFAGSKPYQLPVLADSILERGMSLIGTRYRFGGTSEAGFDCSGFIGYLFREEAGMNLPRSTREMINVDAPLVARNNLKPGDLLFFSTAGRGRVSHAGIYLGDNQFIHSSSRRSGGVRVDNLGDSYWSKTFIEAKRALAMAPTTVTASK comes from the coding sequence ATGCTAAATCGCTTCGCACCCCTCGTGCCTCTCGCACTCGTTACCCTGTTGTTTGGTTGCGCCACCCACACTCAAAACGTGGCTGAGCAGCAAAAACCAGTACAACAGTCCCAGGCAAAATTCGTTGCAACGCAGTCTTCCACTGTTTACGAGGAAGAAGTTGCAACTGAAAAGGAACTCGCCGACTTCGCCGGCAGCAAGCCTTACCAGCTTCCAGTTCTGGCCGACAGCATTCTTGAACGCGGCATGTCCCTGATCGGTACCCGTTACCGTTTCGGCGGTACCTCTGAAGCCGGTTTCGACTGCAGCGGCTTCATCGGCTACCTGTTTCGTGAAGAAGCCGGCATGAACCTGCCTCGCTCGACCCGCGAAATGATCAACGTGGATGCACCGTTGGTCGCACGCAACAACCTCAAGCCCGGTGATCTGCTTTTCTTCAGTACGGCGGGCCGTGGTCGTGTCAGCCACGCCGGTATCTACTTGGGCGATAACCAGTTTATTCACTCCAGCAGCCGTCGCAGTGGCGGTGTCCGCGTCGACAACCTGGGTGACAGTTACTGGAGCAAAACCTTCATCGAAGCCAAGCGTGCACTCGCCATGGCCCCGACGACAGTTACCGCTAGCAAGTAA
- the hda gene encoding DnaA regulatory inactivator Hda, whose translation MKPIQLPLGVRLRDDATFINYYPGANAAALGYVERLCEADAGWTESLIYLWGKHGVGRTHLLQAACLRFEQMGEPAVYLPLAELMDRGIGIFDHLEQYELVCLDDLQAIAGKADWEEALFHLFNRLRDSGRRLLIAASTSPRELPVKLADLKSRLTLALIFQMRPLSDEDKLRALQLRASRRGLHLTDEVGHFILTRGTRSMSALFDLLEQLDQASLQAQRKLTIPFLKETLGW comes from the coding sequence ATGAAACCGATTCAGCTGCCCTTGGGTGTGCGTCTGCGTGACGACGCCACCTTTATCAATTACTACCCAGGCGCCAATGCCGCTGCACTCGGCTATGTCGAGCGGCTTTGCGAAGCCGACGCCGGGTGGACTGAAAGCCTGATCTATCTGTGGGGCAAGCACGGCGTGGGGCGTACCCACCTGTTGCAGGCAGCGTGCCTGCGCTTCGAGCAAATGGGCGAGCCGGCGGTTTACCTGCCGTTGGCGGAGTTGATGGACCGTGGTATCGGCATCTTCGATCACCTGGAGCAATACGAGCTGGTGTGCCTGGATGATCTGCAGGCGATCGCCGGCAAGGCGGATTGGGAAGAGGCGCTGTTCCACCTGTTTAATCGGCTGCGTGACAGTGGCCGGCGCCTGTTGATCGCCGCGTCTACCTCGCCGCGTGAACTGCCGGTGAAGCTGGCCGACCTCAAGTCGCGCCTGACCCTGGCACTGATCTTCCAGATGCGCCCATTGTCCGACGAGGACAAATTGCGCGCCCTGCAACTGCGCGCATCCCGTCGCGGCCTGCACCTGACCGACGAAGTCGGGCATTTTATTCTCACCCGCGGCACCCGCAGCATGAGCGCATTGTTCGATTTGCTCGAACAGCTCGATCAGGCCTCGCTGCAGGCTCAGCGCAAGCTGACCATACCCTTCCTCAAGGAAACCCTCGGCTGGTAG
- a CDS encoding AI-2E family transporter translates to MADTRRWVWLGGIVLLCVFVFLLHSILTPFLVALLLAYLFDPVVDRLEKAGLSRTLGVVAVFALFTLIITALVLVLVPMLAKQLFRLYELAPQMLDWLQHTAMPWAQAKLGLADGFWKFDKVKAAISDHMGQTTDIVGVVLSQATASSLALIGWLTNLVLIPVVAFYLLRDWDIMMAKIRSLLPRNNEERIVSLAEECHEVLGAFVRGQLLVMLALGIIYAAGLMAIGLELGLLIGLIAGLAAIVPYMGFVIGIGAALVAGLFQFGGDLYPMLGIVAVFMVGQALEGMVLTPLLVGDRIGLHPVAVIFAILAGGELFGFTGILLALPVAAVIMVLVRHVHDLYKDSDVYTGVEDPDL, encoded by the coding sequence ATGGCGGATACGCGTCGTTGGGTGTGGCTTGGCGGGATTGTCCTGCTGTGCGTTTTTGTGTTCTTGCTGCATTCGATCCTGACGCCGTTCCTGGTCGCGCTGCTGCTGGCTTACCTGTTCGATCCCGTGGTGGATCGCCTGGAGAAGGCCGGCCTGTCGCGCACCTTGGGGGTGGTGGCGGTGTTTGCCTTGTTCACGTTGATCATCACCGCGCTGGTATTGGTGCTGGTGCCGATGCTGGCCAAGCAACTGTTTCGCCTGTATGAACTGGCGCCGCAGATGCTTGACTGGCTGCAGCACACGGCAATGCCGTGGGCGCAGGCCAAGCTGGGGTTGGCGGACGGCTTCTGGAAGTTCGACAAGGTAAAGGCGGCGATCAGTGACCACATGGGCCAGACCACCGACATCGTCGGTGTCGTGCTCAGTCAGGCCACGGCGTCCAGTTTGGCGTTGATCGGTTGGTTGACCAACCTGGTGCTGATTCCGGTGGTGGCGTTCTACTTGCTGCGTGACTGGGACATCATGATGGCCAAGATCCGCAGCCTGCTGCCGCGCAACAACGAGGAGCGCATCGTCTCGCTGGCGGAGGAGTGCCATGAGGTGCTGGGCGCGTTCGTGCGTGGCCAGTTGCTGGTGATGCTCGCGCTGGGAATAATCTATGCCGCGGGGTTGATGGCGATCGGCCTGGAGCTGGGCCTGTTGATCGGCTTGATTGCCGGTCTGGCTGCCATCGTGCCGTATATGGGCTTTGTGATCGGGATTGGCGCGGCGCTGGTGGCGGGGTTGTTCCAGTTTGGCGGCGACCTGTACCCGATGCTCGGGATTGTTGCAGTGTTTATGGTCGGCCAAGCCCTTGAAGGGATGGTGTTGACGCCCTTGCTGGTGGGCGACCGGATCGGCCTGCACCCGGTGGCGGTGATCTTTGCGATCCTGGCAGGCGGTGAGCTGTTTGGCTTTACGGGCATCCTGCTGGCGCTGCCGGTGGCGGCGGTGATCATGGTGCTGGTGCGCCATGTGCATGATCTGTACAAGGATTCGGATGTGTACACCGGGGTCGAAGACCCCGATCTGTAA
- a CDS encoding DUF2066 domain-containing protein: protein MRLCKFFFVGCLSLVSLASHAETLNGLYQVLEPVSSQSPQERDQATQRAVQTLVIRLTGDAKAAEGPGLAAIRKEPQQIISQYGYDAGPPESLQVDFDPVSTDRALRAAGLSIWGSNRPSILGWWLNDSTEGSSLVGDGQAVAGALRRAAQHRGLPLRLPLGDLDEQVVATAPNLESADATPLRAASERYGADALLAVRARQEGNQWQAKWRLWLGDKTEQGTAQGADTAAVADAVLLAVSQKLAPRFAVKPGVSSEQLLEVQGMNLERYAALGHLLEPFGGQPQLVDGTRIVYRVNGSADQLRTQLSLAKLQEVPAGEAAVQPPVAEGAQAPAAPEPQAQLRFRW, encoded by the coding sequence ATGCGTCTGTGTAAATTCTTCTTTGTAGGCTGCTTGTCGTTGGTCAGCCTGGCGAGTCATGCCGAAACCCTCAATGGCCTGTATCAAGTACTTGAACCGGTCAGCAGCCAGTCGCCCCAAGAGCGCGACCAGGCCACCCAGCGTGCCGTGCAAACCCTGGTGATCCGTTTGACTGGCGACGCCAAAGCCGCCGAAGGCCCGGGCCTGGCGGCGATTCGCAAAGAACCGCAGCAAATCATCAGCCAGTATGGCTACGACGCTGGCCCACCAGAGAGCCTGCAAGTGGATTTCGACCCGGTGAGCACTGATCGCGCCCTGCGTGCAGCGGGCCTGTCGATCTGGGGCAGCAATCGGCCGTCGATTCTCGGCTGGTGGCTGAACGACTCCACCGAAGGCAGCAGCCTGGTGGGTGATGGTCAAGCCGTTGCCGGTGCCTTGCGCCGTGCGGCGCAACACCGGGGTTTGCCGTTACGCCTGCCGCTGGGTGATCTGGATGAGCAGGTCGTCGCCACCGCACCGAATCTGGAAAGCGCCGATGCCACGCCACTGCGTGCAGCCTCCGAGCGCTACGGTGCCGACGCGTTGCTCGCGGTGCGCGCCCGTCAGGAAGGCAACCAGTGGCAGGCCAAATGGCGCCTGTGGTTGGGCGACAAAACTGAGCAAGGCACCGCGCAGGGCGCCGACACCGCTGCCGTGGCCGACGCCGTATTGCTGGCTGTCAGCCAAAAGCTGGCGCCACGCTTTGCGGTCAAGCCCGGCGTGAGCAGTGAACAATTGCTCGAAGTGCAGGGCATGAATCTGGAGCGCTACGCTGCACTGGGCCATCTGCTCGAACCTTTTGGTGGTCAGCCGCAGTTGGTCGACGGCACTCGCATTGTGTACCGCGTCAACGGCAGTGCTGATCAATTGCGTACCCAGTTGAGCCTGGCCAAGTTGCAGGAAGTGCCTGCGGGCGAAGCTGCTGTTCAGCCGCCGGTGGCGGAGGGTGCGCAGGCGCCCGCAGCACCTGAACCTCAGGCGCAACTGCGTTTTCGGTGGTAA
- the purM gene encoding phosphoribosylformylglycinamidine cyclo-ligase — translation MSKQPSLSYKDAGVDIDAGEALVERIKSVAKRTARPEVMGGLGGFGALCEIPAGYKQPVLVSGTDGVGTKLRLALNLNKHDSIGIDLVAMCVNDLVVCGAEPLFFLDYYATGKLNVETATQVVTGIGAGCELSGCSLVGGETAEMPGMYEGEDYDLAGFCVGVVEKSEIIDGSKVAAGDALLALPSSGPHSNGYSLIRKIIEVSGADIENIQLDGKPLTDLLMAPTRIYVKPLLKLIKDTGAVKAMAHITGGGLLDNIPRVLPKGAQAIVDVASWQRPAVFDWLQEKGNVNETEMHRVLNCGVGMVICVAQEHVETALNVLREAGEQPWIIGQIATAPEGAAQVELKNLKAH, via the coding sequence ATGAGCAAGCAACCCTCCCTGAGCTACAAGGACGCCGGTGTAGACATCGACGCCGGTGAAGCATTGGTCGAACGCATCAAGAGCGTCGCCAAGCGCACTGCGCGCCCCGAAGTCATGGGCGGCCTGGGCGGTTTTGGCGCCCTCTGCGAAATCCCGGCCGGCTACAAACAGCCTGTGCTGGTCTCCGGCACCGACGGCGTGGGCACCAAGCTGCGCCTGGCCTTGAACCTGAACAAGCACGACAGCATCGGCATCGACCTGGTTGCCATGTGCGTCAACGACCTGGTGGTGTGCGGGGCCGAGCCACTGTTCTTCCTCGACTACTACGCCACCGGCAAGCTCAACGTTGAGACCGCGACCCAGGTCGTGACCGGCATTGGCGCGGGCTGCGAACTGTCGGGTTGCTCCCTGGTCGGCGGCGAAACCGCTGAAATGCCAGGCATGTACGAAGGCGAAGACTATGACCTGGCCGGCTTCTGCGTCGGCGTTGTCGAAAAATCTGAAATCATCGACGGTTCCAAAGTCGCTGCCGGTGACGCCCTGCTCGCGCTGCCATCCTCGGGCCCGCACTCCAACGGCTACTCGCTGATCCGCAAGATCATCGAAGTGTCCGGTGCCGACATCGAGAACATTCAACTCGATGGCAAGCCGCTGACCGACCTGCTGATGGCCCCGACGCGCATCTACGTCAAACCACTGCTCAAGCTGATCAAGGACACCGGCGCTGTCAAAGCCATGGCCCACATCACTGGCGGCGGCCTGCTGGACAATATCCCGCGCGTTCTGCCAAAAGGCGCCCAGGCGATCGTCGACGTGGCCAGCTGGCAGCGTCCTGCGGTATTCGACTGGCTGCAAGAGAAAGGCAACGTCAACGAGACCGAAATGCACCGCGTGCTGAACTGCGGCGTCGGCATGGTCATCTGCGTGGCTCAAGAGCATGTTGAAACAGCGCTGAACGTTCTGCGTGAAGCGGGCGAGCAGCCTTGGATCATCGGCCAGATCGCGACTGCCCCGGAAGGCGCAGCTCAGGTTGAACTGAAGAACCTCAAGGCCCATTGA
- the purN gene encoding phosphoribosylglycinamide formyltransferase, whose product MSQTCDVVVLLSGTGSNLQALIDSTRTGDSPVRIAAVISNRSDAYGLQRARDAGIETRSLDHKAFDGREAFDSALIELIDAFNPRLVVLAGFMRILSANFVRHYEGRLLNIHPSLLPKYKGMHTHQRALEAGDSEHGCSVHFVTEELDGGPLVVQAVVPVESADSAQTLAQRVHTQEHRIYPLAVRWFAEGRLILGDHGALLDGQLLAASGHLIRT is encoded by the coding sequence ATGTCTCAGACCTGTGATGTCGTGGTGCTGCTGTCCGGCACCGGCAGTAACTTGCAGGCCTTGATCGACAGCACGCGCACCGGCGACAGTCCGGTGCGCATCGCTGCGGTGATCTCCAATCGCAGCGACGCCTACGGCCTGCAACGCGCCAGGGATGCGGGCATTGAAACCCGCTCCCTGGATCACAAGGCCTTTGACGGCCGCGAGGCCTTCGACAGCGCCTTGATCGAACTGATCGACGCCTTTAACCCCAGACTCGTGGTTCTTGCCGGCTTCATGCGCATTCTGAGCGCCAATTTCGTGCGGCACTACGAAGGGCGCCTGCTCAATATCCACCCTTCCCTGCTCCCCAAGTACAAAGGCATGCACACGCATCAACGTGCACTTGAGGCCGGCGACAGCGAGCACGGCTGCAGCGTGCACTTTGTGACCGAGGAACTCGATGGCGGCCCTCTGGTCGTACAGGCAGTGGTTCCGGTAGAGTCTGCAGATTCAGCGCAGACACTTGCGCAACGGGTTCACACCCAGGAACACAGGATTTACCCGCTGGCTGTTCGCTGGTTTGCCGAGGGGCGGTTGATTCTTGGCGATCACGGTGCATTATTGGACGGCCAATTACTTGCGGCCAGCGGCCACTTGATTCGAACCTAG
- a CDS encoding DUF3108 domain-containing protein — protein MRRALLFAFALFALPAVQAADLHPFSASYTADWKQLPMSGSAERSLTKNDNGTWTLNFKASMMIASLTETSVILFDKDALQPKSYSFERGGLGKAKKINLDFDHAANKVTGFENKDPVNVTLESGMLDKSTYQLALQRDVAAGKKSMSYRVVEGTDVDTYDFRVIGPEKVQTKAGAIDAIKVERVRDPSQSKRITQMWFAKDWGGILVALRQVETDGKEYNIMLLDGTVDGKAVKGS, from the coding sequence ATGCGTCGCGCCTTGCTCTTCGCTTTTGCGCTGTTCGCCTTGCCTGCCGTGCAAGCAGCAGACCTTCACCCTTTCTCCGCCAGCTACACCGCCGACTGGAAACAGTTGCCCATGAGTGGTTCGGCCGAACGCAGCCTGACCAAGAATGACAATGGCACCTGGACCTTGAACTTCAAGGCTTCCATGATGATCGCCAGCCTCACCGAAACCAGCGTGATCCTGTTCGACAAGGATGCGCTGCAACCCAAGAGCTACAGCTTCGAACGCGGCGGCCTGGGCAAGGCGAAGAAGATCAACCTGGATTTCGACCACGCGGCCAACAAGGTCACCGGTTTTGAAAACAAGGACCCGGTCAACGTGACGCTCGAAAGCGGCATGCTCGACAAATCGACTTATCAGCTTGCCCTGCAGCGCGACGTCGCCGCCGGCAAAAAAAGCATGAGCTACCGCGTGGTCGAGGGCACCGATGTCGATACCTATGACTTCCGCGTGATCGGCCCGGAAAAGGTCCAGACCAAGGCCGGCGCCATTGATGCGATCAAGGTTGAGCGCGTGCGCGACCCCTCCCAGAGCAAGCGCATCACCCAGATGTGGTTTGCCAAGGACTGGGGCGGCATCCTGGTTGCCCTGCGTCAGGTGGAAACCGACGGTAAGGAATACAACATCATGCTGCTGGACGGCACCGTTGACGGCAAGGCTGTCAAAGGGAGCTGA
- a CDS encoding DUF2058 domain-containing protein yields the protein MSLSLRDQLLKAGLVNQKQAKQVGKEKQKQQRLVHKGQAEVDDTQARLAAEAHAEKVKRDQELNRQQQEKAEAKARTAQVKQLIETSRLPKLTTEDYYNFVDDKKVKRLSVNTLMRNKLSNGSLAIVHHGGGYEVIPREAALKIQERAPERIVQLNILTESQVPDEDDPYAAYQIPDDLMW from the coding sequence ATGAGCCTTTCCCTTCGCGACCAGTTGCTTAAAGCAGGTCTGGTCAACCAAAAGCAGGCCAAGCAGGTCGGCAAAGAGAAACAGAAGCAGCAGCGCCTGGTCCACAAGGGCCAAGCCGAGGTGGATGACACCCAGGCACGCCTGGCCGCCGAGGCGCACGCCGAGAAGGTCAAGCGCGACCAGGAGCTTAACCGCCAGCAGCAGGAAAAAGCTGAGGCCAAGGCCCGCACGGCCCAGGTCAAACAATTGATCGAGACCTCGCGCCTGCCCAAGCTGACCACCGAGGACTACTACAACTTCGTGGATGACAAGAAGGTCAAGCGCCTGTCGGTCAACACGCTGATGCGCAACAAGCTGAGCAACGGCTCCCTGGCAATCGTGCACCATGGCGGCGGTTACGAGGTGATCCCGCGTGAGGCAGCGCTGAAGATTCAGGAGCGTGCGCCAGAGCGTATCGTGCAGCTCAATATCCTGACCGAAAGCCAGGTGCCGGATGAGGATGATCCTTACGCGGCCTACCAGATCCCGGATGATCTGATGTGGTAA